A single Drosophila miranda strain MSH22 chromosome XR, D.miranda_PacBio2.1, whole genome shotgun sequence DNA region contains:
- the LOC108152606 gene encoding uncharacterized protein LOC108152606, producing the protein MNNSNGSEPRRQGPPAAAVSPRVTQSLAQFDAEIEEQLRRQVRVQQPPLPVGPSVVPNGAFPGSLTPGWNDPPLLNHDSVLGNANSRRPRIDPRRRAPYPIEGNSGLFFPNPEAGGAEPSSRPTAMVMPRQLPLPPDATNGAAHHEPDEGTVPTRGRPASGNAASRVPTAVVPPRMKKPNHANLPHF; encoded by the exons ATGAATAACTCGAACGGGTCCGAACCACGACGGCAGGGGCCACCAGCAGCGGCTGTGTCGCCCCGAGTGACTCAGTCGTTGGCGCAGTTTGATGCGGAGATTGAGGAACAATTACGACGACAAGTGCGCGTCCAACAGCCACCGCTGCCAGTTGGACCGAGCGTGGTGCCCAATGGTGCCTTTCCTG GCTCCCTCACACCTGGGTGGAACGACCCACCACTACTGAACCACGACTCGGTTCTGGGTAATGCCAACAGTCGGCGGCCACGCATAGATCCACGTCGTCGCGCGCCCTACCCCATCGAGGGCAATTCAGGACTCTTTTTCCCAAACCCGGAGGCAGGCGGTGCTGAGCCCTCTTCTCGCCCAACAGCCATGGTAATGCCGCGTCAGCTGCCACTGCCCCCTGACGCAACCAATGGCGCTGCACACCACGAGCCCGATGAGGGTACAGTACCAACCCGTGGACGGCCCGCATCAGGCAATGCCGCGTCCAGAGTGCCCACAGCCGTGGTGCCACCTCGCATGAAGAAACCCAATCATGCAAATTTACCACACTTTTAG
- the LOC108152605 gene encoding C-factor isoform X2 — protein sequence MQNVVYTNWMFPTELEDLAKKHSNIHILEIDLKNFDAYEKLIGEIEVVTKGAGLNVLFNNAGVAPKSVRIGATRPQDILDTLHTNTVVPIMLAKACLPLLKKASEANGSEPMGVSRAAIINMSSVLGSIGSNTDGGMYGYRTSKSALNAATKSLSIDLYPQKILCISLHPGWVRTDMGGSSAPLDVPTSTNQIIQTLCKLNEQHNGGFMNYDGSQLPW from the exons ATGCAGAATGTTGTCTATACAAATTGGATGTTTCCAACG GAACTGGAGGATCTGGCCAAGAAGCACTCGAACATACACATCTTGGAGATCG ATTTGAAAAACTTCGATGCTTATGAGAAACTGATCGGCGAGATCGAGGTCGTAACCAAGGGTGCAGGCCTCAATGTGCTCTTCAACAACGCTGGGGTGGCCCCCAAGTCTGTGCGCATTGGTGCCACCAGGCCACAGGACATCCTAGATACCCTGCACACCAACACCGTGGTGCCCATCATGCTGGCCAAGGCCTGTCTGCCGCTGCTTAAGAAGGCTTCCGAGGCGAACGGCAGCGAACCCATGGGCGTAAGTCGGGCCGCTATCATCAACATGAGCTCCGTGCTGGGCTCTATTGGGTCAAACACGGATGGCGGCATGTATGGCTACCGTACATCAAAGTCCGCCTTGAACGCGGCCACCAAGTCGCTGAGCATCGACTTGTATCCGCAGAAAATCCTCTGCATCAGCCTGCATCCCGGCTGGGTGCGCACCGACATGGGCGGCAGCAGCGCCCCCTTGGACGTGCCCACGAGCACCAACCAAATAATCCAGACCCTCTGCAAACTGAACGAACAGCACAACGGTGGCTTCATGAACTACGATGGCTCTCAGCTGCCCTGGTGA
- the LOC108152605 gene encoding C-factor isoform X1 has translation MNSILITGCNRGLGLGLVKALNSLPQPPQHLFTTCRSRAQAVELEDLAKKHSNIHILEIDLKNFDAYEKLIGEIEVVTKGAGLNVLFNNAGVAPKSVRIGATRPQDILDTLHTNTVVPIMLAKACLPLLKKASEANGSEPMGVSRAAIINMSSVLGSIGSNTDGGMYGYRTSKSALNAATKSLSIDLYPQKILCISLHPGWVRTDMGGSSAPLDVPTSTNQIIQTLCKLNEQHNGGFMNYDGSQLPW, from the exons ATGAACTCCATTCTGATAACCGGCTGCAACCGTGgcttgggcctgggcctggtcAAGGCCCTCAACAGCCTGCCTCAGCCGCCACAGCATCTCTTCACCACATGTCGCAGCCGGGCACAGGCAGTG GAACTGGAGGATCTGGCCAAGAAGCACTCGAACATACACATCTTGGAGATCG ATTTGAAAAACTTCGATGCTTATGAGAAACTGATCGGCGAGATCGAGGTCGTAACCAAGGGTGCAGGCCTCAATGTGCTCTTCAACAACGCTGGGGTGGCCCCCAAGTCTGTGCGCATTGGTGCCACCAGGCCACAGGACATCCTAGATACCCTGCACACCAACACCGTGGTGCCCATCATGCTGGCCAAGGCCTGTCTGCCGCTGCTTAAGAAGGCTTCCGAGGCGAACGGCAGCGAACCCATGGGCGTAAGTCGGGCCGCTATCATCAACATGAGCTCCGTGCTGGGCTCTATTGGGTCAAACACGGATGGCGGCATGTATGGCTACCGTACATCAAAGTCCGCCTTGAACGCGGCCACCAAGTCGCTGAGCATCGACTTGTATCCGCAGAAAATCCTCTGCATCAGCCTGCATCCCGGCTGGGTGCGCACCGACATGGGCGGCAGCAGCGCCCCCTTGGACGTGCCCACGAGCACCAACCAAATAATCCAGACCCTCTGCAAACTGAACGAACAGCACAACGGTGGCTTCATGAACTACGATGGCTCTCAGCTGCCCTGGTGA
- the LOC108152604 gene encoding thioredoxin reductase 1, mitochondrial isoform X2: MAPVEGTYDYDLVVIGGGSAGLACAKEAVQNGARVACLDYVKPTPIGTKWGVGGTCVNVGCIPKKLMHQASLLGEAVHEAAAYGWNVDDKIKPDWSKLVSSVQNHIKSVNWVTRVDLRDKKVEYINGLGSFVDRHTMVAKLKSGDRTITAQTFVIAVGGRPRYPDIPGAVEYGITSDDLFSLDHEPGKTLVVGAGYIGLECAGFLKGLGYEPTVMVRSIVLRGFDQQMAELVASSMDERGIPFLRKTVPLSVKKQDNGKLLVKYKNTETGEEGEDTYDTVLWAVGRKGLVEDLNLSNAGVTTFKDKIQVDTKEATNVANIFAVGDIIYGKPELTPVAVLAGRLLARRLYGGSNQRMDYSDVATTVFTPLEYACVGLSEEDAVKQHGADGVEVFHGYYKPTEFFIPQKSVRYCYLKAVAERTGDQRVYGLHYLGPVAGEVIQGFAAALKSGLTINTLINTVGIHPTTAEEFTRLSITKRSGLDPTPASCCS, encoded by the exons ATGGCGCCCGTGGAAG GTACTTATGACTACGACCTGGTTGTGATTGGCGGCGGCTCAGCGGGTCTGGCCTGCGCCAAGGAGGCCGTCCAGAATGGGGCCCGTGTAGCCTGCCTGGACTATGTAAAACCCACGCCCATCGGGACCAAGTGGGGCGTTGGCGGCACCTGCGTCAATGTTGGCTGCATTCCCAAGAAGCTGATGCACCAGGCCTCCCTGCTGGGCGAGGCTGTCCACGAGGCAGCCGCCTATGGCTGGAATGTGGATGACAAAATTAAGCCCGACTGGAGCAAGCTGGTCTCCTCTGTGCAGAACCACATCAAGTCCGTCAATTGGGTGACTCGTGTGGATCTGCGCGACAA AAAAGTGGAGTATATCAATGGTCTGGGCTCCTTTGTGGACAGGCATACCATGGTGGCCAAGCTGAAGAGCGGCGACCGCACAATCACCGCCCAGACATTCGTTATTGCCGTGGGCGGACGTCCCCGCTATCCGGACATTCCCGGAGCCGTCGAGTACGGCATCACCAGCGATGATCTGTTCAGTCTGGACCACGAGCCCGGCAAGACTCTGGTTGTGGGCGCTGGCT ATATTGGCCTGGAGTGCGCTGGCTTCTTGAAGGGGCTCGGCTACGAGCCCACTGTAATGGTGCGCTCGATTGTGCTGCGTGGTTTTGACCAGCAGATGGCCGAGCTGGTGGCCTCCTCGATGGACGAGCGCGGCATTCCCTTCCTGCGCAAGACGGTGCCACTTTCGGTGAAGAAGCAGGACAACGGCAAGCTGCTGGTCAAGTACAAGAACACGGAGACCGGCGAGGAGGGTGAAGACACCTATGACACCGTACTCTGGGCCGTGGGCCGAAAGGGGCTGGTTGAGGATctgaatctgtccaacgctgGCGTTACCACATTCAAGGACAAGATCCAAGTGGACACAAAGGAGGCCACCAATGTGGCCAACATCTTCGCCGTTGGCGACATCATCTACGGCAAGCCCGAATTGACACCTGTGGCCGTTCTGGCCGGCCGTCTCCTGGCCCGTCGCCTTTACGGAGGCTCCAACCAGCGCATGGACTACTCGGACGTGGCTACCACCGTGTTCACGCCCCTCGAGTACGCCTGCGTGGGTCTCAGCGAGGAGGATGCCGTCAAGCAACACGGCGCTGACGGAGTGGAGGTCTTCCACGGCTACTACAAGCCCACGGAGTTCTTTATTCCCCAGAAAAGCGTGCGCTACTGCTACTTGAAGGCCGTGGCCGAGCGCACCGGCGACCAACGCGTCTATGGTCTCCACTATTTGGGACCCGTTGCCGGAGAGGTCATCCAGGGCTTTGCCGCCGCCCTCAAGTCCGGCCTGACCATCAACACCCTGATCAACACGGTGGGCATCCATCCGACCACAGCCGAGGAATTCACACGCCTCAGCATCACCAAGCGCTCCGGCCTGGACCCCACGCCGGCCAGCTGCTGCAGCTAA
- the LOC108152604 gene encoding thioredoxin reductase 1, mitochondrial isoform X1: MSLTLWNSRFSVTFVRQYATIFTSGSVATSILQNKFTNSSILSFHNNDKPRQRTYTMQSNRQGNSQMTATTDTANIGGIGAAAAAPQHPHCDRQTMYDHQPNRQQSSRGTYDYDLVVIGGGSAGLACAKEAVQNGARVACLDYVKPTPIGTKWGVGGTCVNVGCIPKKLMHQASLLGEAVHEAAAYGWNVDDKIKPDWSKLVSSVQNHIKSVNWVTRVDLRDKKVEYINGLGSFVDRHTMVAKLKSGDRTITAQTFVIAVGGRPRYPDIPGAVEYGITSDDLFSLDHEPGKTLVVGAGYIGLECAGFLKGLGYEPTVMVRSIVLRGFDQQMAELVASSMDERGIPFLRKTVPLSVKKQDNGKLLVKYKNTETGEEGEDTYDTVLWAVGRKGLVEDLNLSNAGVTTFKDKIQVDTKEATNVANIFAVGDIIYGKPELTPVAVLAGRLLARRLYGGSNQRMDYSDVATTVFTPLEYACVGLSEEDAVKQHGADGVEVFHGYYKPTEFFIPQKSVRYCYLKAVAERTGDQRVYGLHYLGPVAGEVIQGFAAALKSGLTINTLINTVGIHPTTAEEFTRLSITKRSGLDPTPASCCS, encoded by the exons ATGTCGCTCACCCTGTGGAACTCGAGATTCTCGGTGACGTTCGTGCGGCAGTATGCGACGATATTCACGTCTGGCTCTGTTGCCACTAGCATTCTACAAAACAAGTTCACAAATTCAAGTATCCTGAGTTTTCATAACAACGACAAGCCAAGGCAGCGAACATACACGATGCAGAGCAATCGTCAGGGGAATTCACAAATGACCGCCACCACAGATACTGCCAACATAGGCGGTATAGGAgcagctgccgctgcccccCAGCATCCACACTGCGACAGGCAGACGATGTACGATCATCAGCCCAATCGTCAGCAGTCCTCTAGAG GTACTTATGACTACGACCTGGTTGTGATTGGCGGCGGCTCAGCGGGTCTGGCCTGCGCCAAGGAGGCCGTCCAGAATGGGGCCCGTGTAGCCTGCCTGGACTATGTAAAACCCACGCCCATCGGGACCAAGTGGGGCGTTGGCGGCACCTGCGTCAATGTTGGCTGCATTCCCAAGAAGCTGATGCACCAGGCCTCCCTGCTGGGCGAGGCTGTCCACGAGGCAGCCGCCTATGGCTGGAATGTGGATGACAAAATTAAGCCCGACTGGAGCAAGCTGGTCTCCTCTGTGCAGAACCACATCAAGTCCGTCAATTGGGTGACTCGTGTGGATCTGCGCGACAA AAAAGTGGAGTATATCAATGGTCTGGGCTCCTTTGTGGACAGGCATACCATGGTGGCCAAGCTGAAGAGCGGCGACCGCACAATCACCGCCCAGACATTCGTTATTGCCGTGGGCGGACGTCCCCGCTATCCGGACATTCCCGGAGCCGTCGAGTACGGCATCACCAGCGATGATCTGTTCAGTCTGGACCACGAGCCCGGCAAGACTCTGGTTGTGGGCGCTGGCT ATATTGGCCTGGAGTGCGCTGGCTTCTTGAAGGGGCTCGGCTACGAGCCCACTGTAATGGTGCGCTCGATTGTGCTGCGTGGTTTTGACCAGCAGATGGCCGAGCTGGTGGCCTCCTCGATGGACGAGCGCGGCATTCCCTTCCTGCGCAAGACGGTGCCACTTTCGGTGAAGAAGCAGGACAACGGCAAGCTGCTGGTCAAGTACAAGAACACGGAGACCGGCGAGGAGGGTGAAGACACCTATGACACCGTACTCTGGGCCGTGGGCCGAAAGGGGCTGGTTGAGGATctgaatctgtccaacgctgGCGTTACCACATTCAAGGACAAGATCCAAGTGGACACAAAGGAGGCCACCAATGTGGCCAACATCTTCGCCGTTGGCGACATCATCTACGGCAAGCCCGAATTGACACCTGTGGCCGTTCTGGCCGGCCGTCTCCTGGCCCGTCGCCTTTACGGAGGCTCCAACCAGCGCATGGACTACTCGGACGTGGCTACCACCGTGTTCACGCCCCTCGAGTACGCCTGCGTGGGTCTCAGCGAGGAGGATGCCGTCAAGCAACACGGCGCTGACGGAGTGGAGGTCTTCCACGGCTACTACAAGCCCACGGAGTTCTTTATTCCCCAGAAAAGCGTGCGCTACTGCTACTTGAAGGCCGTGGCCGAGCGCACCGGCGACCAACGCGTCTATGGTCTCCACTATTTGGGACCCGTTGCCGGAGAGGTCATCCAGGGCTTTGCCGCCGCCCTCAAGTCCGGCCTGACCATCAACACCCTGATCAACACGGTGGGCATCCATCCGACCACAGCCGAGGAATTCACACGCCTCAGCATCACCAAGCGCTCCGGCCTGGACCCCACGCCGGCCAGCTGCTGCAGCTAA
- the LOC108165240 gene encoding protein trapped in endoderm-1-like, with the protein MMVTIFLCFLICFLPLMLANVVDDERKTSYPWLHIIASVMAWSSSVINPIIYAASNRNYRVAYYKIFALLKFWGEPLSPMPSRNYHQSKNSKELSGVIRSTPLFHAVQKNSTNQMCQTYSV; encoded by the coding sequence ATGATGGTGACAATCTTCCTGTGCTTTCTCATCTGCTTTCTGCCACTGATGCTGGCCAATGTGGTGGACGATGAGCGGAAAACCTCCTATCCCTGGCTGCACATAATAGCCTCAGTCATGGCCTGGTCCTCCAGCGTCATCAATCCGATCATTTACGCGGCTAGCAATCGCAACTACAGAGTGGCCTACTACAAGATATTTGCGCTTCTCAAGTTCTGGGGCGAGCCCCTGTCGCCGATGCCAAGCAGGAACTATCACCAAAGCAAAAACTCAAAGGAACTCTCGGGCGTCATCCGCAGCACTCCGCTCTTTCACGCTGTTCAAAAGAACAGTACTAACCAAATGTGCCAAACATATTCAGTATGA
- the LOC108151485 gene encoding NADH-ubiquinone oxidoreductase 75 kDa subunit, mitochondrial — protein MIRAPLVKALGALGSPTHQIASRAVRTSAIVAQTPAKAPEKIEVFVDDIPVQVLPGTTVLQAAALVGVEIPRFCYHERLAVAGNCRMCLVEVEKSPKPVAACAMPVMKGWRIKTNSDLTRKAREGVMEFLLMNHPLDCPICDQGGECDLQDQAMAFGSDRSRFTDINYTGKRAVEDKDIGPLVKTIMTRCIHCTRCVRFASEIAGVDDLGTTGRGNDMQIGTYVEKLFLSELSGNVIDLCPVGALTNKPYSFVARPWEIRKVSSIDVLDAVGSNIVVSTRTNEVLRILPRENEDVNEEWLADKSRFACDGLKRQRLVAPMVRMPNGELQAVEWEGALIAVAKALKKANGQVAGVAGQLADVEAMVALKDLVNRLEGETLVTEQGFIKGSGTDVRANYLLNSTIAGLEEADAVLLVGTNPRYEAPLVNTRLRKAYVHNESQIASIGPKIDLSYEHDNLGSDPGLIKDVCSGSHAFSKVLEGAKKPAIIIGADLLEREDGAAIHATIVEYCQKLKKPEWNPFNVLQNNAAQVGAYDVGYQPGADRAVKAQPKVLFLLNADAGKVTREQLPKDCFVVYIGSHGDNGASIADAVLPGAAYTEKQAIYVNTEGRPQQTLPGVSPPGMAREDWKILRAISEVVGTPLPYDTLDELRARLEDISPHLTRLGELESAGFNDTGAQAAISKSIGGGAIDVKQKELRDYFMTDAISRSSLTMAKCILAVNKQKRQDEQAKQSVAI, from the exons ATGATACGTGCACCGCTTGTCAAGGCGCTGGGCGCACTGGGCTCACCCACACATCAGATCGCCAGCCGAGCGGTGCGCACCAGCGCCATCGTGGCCCAGACACCGGCCAAGGCGCCCGAGAAAATCGAGGTCTTTGTGGATGATATTCCCGTGCAGGTGCTGCCTGGGACCACAGTGCTGCAG GCTGCAGCCCTGGTCGGCGTTGAGATTCCGCGCTTCTGCTATCATGAGCGCCTAGCCGTGGCCGGAAACTGCCGCATGTGCTTGGTGGAGGTGGAGAAGAGCCCCAAGCCGGTGGCCGCCTGCGCCATGCCCGTGATGAAGGGCTGGCGCATCAAGACCAACTCGGATCTGACGCGCAAGGCTCGCGAGGGCGTCATGGAGTTCCTGCTCATGAACCATCCTTTGGACTGTCCCATTTGCGACCAGGGGGGCGAGTGCGATCTTCAGGATCAGGCTATGGCCTTTGGCTCCGATCGATCCCGCTTCACGGACATAAACTACACCGGCAAGCG CGCCGTGGAGGACAAGGATATTGGGCCGCTGGTGAAGACCATCATGACCCGCTGCATCCACTGCACCAGATGCGTGCGCTTCGCCTCAGAAATTGCCGGCGTGGACGATTTGGGCACCACCGGACGCGGCAACGACATGCAGATCGGTACCTACGTGGAGAAGCTCTTCCTCTCAGAGCTCTCCGGGAACGTGATCGACTTGTGCCCCGTAGGTGCCCTCACCAACAAGCCCTATAGCTTTGTGGCCCGCCCCTGGGAGATCCGCAAGGTGAGCAGCATCGATGTCCTGGACGCCGTTGGCAGCAACATCGTCGTTAGCACCCGCACCAACGAGGTGCTGCGCATCCTGCCCCGCGAGAACGAAGACGTCAACGAGGAGTGGTTAGCGGACAAGTCCCGCTTCGCTTGCGACGGACTCAAGCGCCAGCGCCTAGTCGCCCCCATGGTGCGCATGCCCAACGGCGAGCTGCAGGCCGTGGAGTGGGAGGGAGCGCTCATTGCGGTGGCCAAGGCCCTCAAGAAGGCCAATGGACAAGTGGCCGGCGTTGCGGGACAGCTGGCCGACGTTGAGGCCATGGTGGCGCTCAAGGATCTGGTCAATCGCCTGGAGGGCGAGACGCTCGTCACCGAGCAGGGGTTCATCAAGGGCTCCGGTACCGATGTGCGAGCCAATTATTTGCTCAACAGCACCATTGCCGGTCTGGAGGAGGCTGATGCCGTTCTCCTGGTCGGCACTAATCCCCGCTACGAGGCTCCCCTGGTCAACACGCGGCTGCGCAAGGCCTATGTCCATAACGAGTCGCAGATTGCCTCCATTGGTCCCAAGATCGATCTGTCGTACGAACACGACAACCTCGGTTCCGATCCTGGCCTCATCAAGGACGTCTGCTCTGGCTCTCACGCCTTCTCCAAGGTGCTCGAGGGCGCCAAGAAGCCAGCCATTATCATTGGTGCCGATCTCCTGGAGCGCGAAGATGGTGCTGCCATCCATGCCACCATCGTAGAGTATTGCCAGAAGCTCAAGAAGCCA GAGTGGAACCCCTTCAACGTCTTGCAGAACAATGCCGCCCAGGTGGGAGCCTACGATGTGGGCTACCAGCCGGGAGCAGATCGCGCCGTCAAGGCCCAGCCCAAGGTGCTGTTCCTGCTGAATGCCGATGCCGGCAAAGTGACCCGCGAGCAGCTACCCAAGGACTGCTTTGTGGTGTACATTGGATCGCATGGCGACAATGGAGCCTCCATTGCCGACGCTGTGCTGCCTGGTGCCGCCTACACGGAGAAGCAGGCTATCTACGTGAACACGGAGGGCAGACCCCAGCAGACATTGCCGGGCGTGTCGCCGCCGGGCATGGCCCGCGAGGACTGGAAGATACTGCGTGCCATCTCTGAGGTGGTGGGCACCCCGCTGCCCTACGACACactcgacgagctgcgcgcTCGCCTTGAAGATATTTCGCCACATCTGACGCGCCTCGGAGAGCTGGAGTCAGCTGGCTTCAATGACACCGGTGCCCAGGCTGCCATC AGCAAATCCATCGGCGGCGGAGCCATCGATGTGAAGCAGAAGGAGCTGCGCGACTACTTCATGACCGATGCCATTTCACGCTCCTCCCTCACCATGGCCAAGTGCATATTGGCGGTTAACAAGCAAAAGCGGCAGGACGAgcaggccaagcagagcgtgGCCATCTAG